The following coding sequences lie in one Amycolatopsis cihanbeyliensis genomic window:
- a CDS encoding DUF4326 domain-containing protein: protein MSDRPEDLPAGADRWTAGEREIAERILACRAAVVNVRKSGPHRRLVPWLVRNDLITYVGHAGPRHGWPESGFANPFVREAKQDRQAMVRHYREYLDRQPGLLRRLRAGELDGRALGCWCAPKPCHADVLLEHLEGAG, encoded by the coding sequence ATGAGTGACCGGCCGGAGGACCTGCCCGCCGGGGCGGATCGCTGGACGGCGGGGGAGCGGGAGATCGCCGAGCGGATACTGGCCTGCCGGGCGGCGGTGGTCAACGTGCGCAAGTCCGGACCGCACCGGCGGCTCGTGCCCTGGCTGGTGCGCAACGACCTGATCACCTATGTCGGGCACGCCGGTCCCCGGCACGGCTGGCCGGAGTCCGGGTTCGCCAACCCGTTCGTCCGGGAGGCCAAGCAGGACCGGCAGGCCATGGTCCGGCACTACCGCGAGTATCTGGACAGGCAGCCGGGCCTGCTGCGCCGCCTGCGTGCCGGGGAGCTGGACGGCCGCGCGCTCGGCTGCTGGTGCGCGCCCAAGCCCTGTCACGCCGACGTGCTGCTGGAGCACCTCGAAGGCGCGGGGTAG
- the secA2 gene encoding accessory Sec system translocase SecA2, which yields MSRVGKRLRKIIQRPASVELTRYEALLPAIEKREAELQKLSDAEFTEAAGKLRATEPPERVSFSEEQLVTLCALGREAARRALDERAFDVQLLGTMGLLTGHVVQMATGEGKTLAGALAAAGYALRGKRVHLISVNDYLARRDAEWMRPVYDLLGVSVGWVEPALSREERRTAYSAEICYGAVSEIGFDVLRDRLVTREEDLVQPEPEVAIVDEADSVLVDEARVPLVMAGSVDAGVADEEVATIVRRLRLGLHYETDADGRNAWLTSAGASVVEKALGGIDLYGEELGSGSDRLASINAALHAHALLTRDVDYLVRDGKVQLINASRGRVAELQRWPDGLQAAVEAKEQIPPSERGEILDSITVQALLARYPQVAGMTGTAVAVAEQLREFYRLEVAVIPPNMPNIREDAPDRIFASPSHKLRAIVEEIREVHETGRPILVGTQDVAESEELAEKLAKAELPCVVLNARNDAEEAGIIAEAGKHSAITVSTQMAGRGTDIRLGGAAAAVGSAERERVAELGGLHVIGTARYPSSRLDDQLRGRAGRQGDPGSSVFFASLNDDLVLGYAPDVPGGIEAEDETGEITAASAYRHIQHAQRVAEGVDLEIHRNTWRYTRLIERQRGELLAHRDKLLRTPLAAETLEKAAPERYAELAERLEADALGQACREIMLYHLDQLWADHLAFLTDVRESIHLRALARETPIDEFHRAAVPQFRKVLPEAEERSAQTLTEAEITEDGVDLAASGVRRPTSTWTYLVHDNPFDSDAEQALKKVRSMLRKKRG from the coding sequence ATGAGCCGGGTCGGCAAGCGGTTGCGCAAAATCATCCAGCGCCCGGCCAGCGTGGAACTGACCCGGTACGAGGCGCTACTGCCGGCGATCGAGAAGCGTGAAGCCGAGCTGCAGAAGCTCTCCGACGCGGAGTTCACCGAGGCCGCGGGCAAGCTGCGCGCGACCGAGCCGCCGGAGCGGGTCTCCTTCAGCGAGGAACAGCTGGTCACCCTGTGCGCGCTCGGCCGGGAGGCCGCCCGCAGGGCGCTGGACGAGCGGGCCTTCGACGTGCAGTTGCTCGGCACGATGGGGTTGCTCACCGGGCATGTCGTGCAGATGGCCACCGGAGAGGGCAAGACGCTGGCCGGGGCGCTGGCCGCAGCGGGGTACGCGCTACGGGGCAAGCGGGTGCACCTCATCTCGGTGAACGACTACCTTGCCCGGCGGGACGCCGAGTGGATGCGGCCGGTCTACGACCTGCTCGGGGTGTCGGTCGGCTGGGTGGAGCCGGCGCTGAGCCGCGAGGAGCGGCGCACCGCCTACTCCGCCGAGATCTGCTACGGCGCGGTCAGCGAGATCGGCTTCGACGTGCTGCGCGATCGGCTGGTCACCCGCGAGGAGGACCTGGTACAGCCCGAGCCCGAGGTGGCGATCGTCGACGAGGCCGACTCGGTGCTGGTCGACGAGGCCAGGGTGCCGCTGGTGATGGCGGGGTCGGTGGACGCGGGGGTCGCCGACGAGGAGGTGGCCACCATTGTCCGGCGGCTGCGGCTCGGCCTGCACTACGAGACCGACGCCGACGGTCGAAACGCCTGGCTGACCTCGGCAGGCGCCTCGGTGGTGGAGAAGGCACTGGGTGGGATCGACCTGTACGGCGAGGAGCTCGGTTCCGGCTCCGACCGGCTCGCCTCGATCAATGCCGCGCTGCACGCGCATGCCCTGCTCACCCGGGATGTGGACTACCTGGTCCGGGACGGGAAGGTGCAGTTGATCAACGCCTCCCGTGGCCGGGTGGCCGAGCTGCAACGCTGGCCGGACGGGTTGCAGGCCGCGGTCGAGGCCAAGGAGCAGATCCCGCCGTCGGAACGCGGCGAGATCCTCGACTCGATCACCGTGCAGGCGCTGCTGGCCCGCTACCCGCAGGTCGCGGGCATGACCGGCACCGCGGTGGCGGTCGCCGAGCAGCTACGCGAGTTCTACCGGCTCGAGGTGGCGGTGATCCCGCCGAACATGCCGAACATCCGGGAGGACGCGCCGGACCGCATCTTCGCCTCGCCCTCGCACAAGCTGCGCGCGATCGTCGAGGAGATCCGCGAGGTGCACGAGACCGGCCGGCCGATCCTGGTCGGCACGCAGGACGTGGCCGAGTCCGAGGAGCTGGCCGAGAAGCTGGCGAAGGCCGAGCTGCCCTGCGTGGTGTTGAACGCCCGCAACGATGCCGAGGAGGCCGGGATCATCGCCGAGGCCGGCAAGCATTCGGCGATCACCGTGTCCACCCAGATGGCGGGTCGCGGCACCGACATCCGGCTGGGCGGCGCGGCCGCGGCCGTCGGTAGCGCGGAACGGGAGCGGGTCGCCGAGCTCGGCGGGCTGCACGTGATCGGCACCGCCCGCTACCCGAGCAGCAGGCTGGACGACCAGCTACGTGGCCGCGCGGGTCGGCAGGGCGACCCCGGCAGCTCGGTGTTCTTCGCCAGCCTGAACGACGACCTGGTGCTCGGTTACGCCCCGGACGTACCGGGCGGGATCGAAGCCGAGGACGAGACCGGGGAGATCACCGCCGCGTCCGCCTACCGGCACATCCAGCACGCGCAGCGCGTCGCCGAGGGCGTCGATCTGGAGATCCACCGCAACACCTGGCGCTACACCCGGCTGATCGAGCGGCAGCGCGGCGAGTTGCTCGCCCACCGGGACAAGCTGCTGCGCACCCCGCTGGCCGCGGAGACCCTGGAGAAAGCCGCGCCGGAACGGTACGCGGAACTGGCCGAGCGGCTGGAGGCGGACGCGCTGGGCCAGGCCTGCCGGGAGATCATGCTCTACCACCTCGACCAGTTGTGGGCCGACCACCTCGCCTTTCTCACCGACGTGCGGGAGAGCATCCACCTGCGGGCGCTGGCGCGGGAGACCCCGATCGACGAGTTCCACCGCGCCGCCGTCCCGCAGTTCCGCAAGGTGCTCCCGGAGGCCGAGGAGCGTTCGGCGCAGACCCTGACCGAAGCCGAGATCACCGAGGACGGGGTCGACCTCGCGGCGTCCGGCGTGCGCAGGCCCACCTCCACCTGGACCTACCTGGTGCACGACAACCCGTTCGACTCCGACGCTGAGCAGGCATTGAAGAAGGTGCGCAGCATGCTCCGCAAGAAGCGCGGCTGA
- the pip gene encoding prolyl aminopeptidase gives MNELYPPIQPYEHGKLDVGDGNTVYWECCGNPAGKPVVVLHGGPGSGLAPLARQHFDPLAYRIVLFDQRGAGRSTPPAAEAVDDLAANTTWHLVADMELLREHLRIERWQLFGGSWGATLALAYAQTHPGRVTEIVLRGVFTGRRGELDWIYRGGAGQLFPEEWASYLAPLDEAGRADPLAAYRKLLDHPDPAVRERAAVAWSAWEGAIVSVVPQESFRSNYARPEFAVPFARIALHYFTHGAWLDEGQLIRDAAKLQGIPGMIVQGRYDLVCPPVTAYELHRAWPGSELRILPNAGHAVNDPGVLRELRLATDRFAATA, from the coding sequence ATGAACGAGCTGTACCCGCCGATCCAGCCGTACGAGCACGGCAAGCTGGACGTCGGCGACGGCAACACCGTGTACTGGGAATGCTGCGGTAACCCCGCGGGCAAACCCGTCGTCGTCCTGCACGGTGGGCCGGGCAGCGGGCTCGCGCCCCTGGCCCGCCAGCACTTCGACCCGCTGGCCTACCGCATCGTGCTGTTCGACCAGCGTGGCGCGGGCCGCAGCACCCCGCCTGCCGCCGAGGCGGTCGACGACCTCGCGGCGAACACCACCTGGCATCTGGTCGCCGATATGGAGCTGCTGCGGGAGCACCTGCGGATCGAGCGCTGGCAACTGTTCGGCGGTTCCTGGGGGGCGACGCTGGCACTGGCCTACGCGCAGACGCATCCCGGAAGGGTGACCGAGATCGTGCTGCGCGGGGTGTTCACCGGGCGGCGCGGCGAGCTCGACTGGATTTACCGGGGCGGAGCCGGGCAGCTCTTTCCCGAGGAGTGGGCGAGCTACCTCGCCCCGCTGGACGAGGCCGGGCGCGCGGATCCACTCGCCGCCTACCGGAAGCTGCTGGACCACCCGGACCCGGCCGTGCGGGAACGGGCCGCGGTCGCGTGGAGCGCGTGGGAAGGCGCGATCGTCTCCGTCGTGCCCCAGGAGAGTTTCCGGAGCAACTACGCGCGGCCGGAGTTCGCGGTGCCGTTCGCCCGGATCGCACTGCACTACTTCACGCACGGCGCCTGGCTCGACGAAGGACAGCTCATCCGCGACGCGGCCAAATTGCAGGGCATTCCCGGGATGATCGTGCAGGGTCGCTACGACCTGGTGTGCCCGCCGGTCACGGCCTACGAGCTGCACAGGGCATGGCCCGGCTCCGAGCTGCGCATCCTGCCGAACGCGGGGCACGCGGTGAACGACCCGGGGGTGCTCCGCGAGCTGCGGCTGGCGACCGACCGTTTCGCCGCGACCGCCTGA
- a CDS encoding methylated-DNA--[protein]-cysteine S-methyltransferase: MTTSGCTVFETALGHCAIAWAEDRVLGAQLPEGDEQRARARMRGRFPQAREADPPPAARQAIDGVRALLRGEPSDLTAVPLDMTEVPDFHRKVYELAREIPPGRTRTYGEIAQSLGVPGSARAVGQALGSNPFAPIVPCHRVLAAGGKVGGFSARGGTDTKRRLLEIEGVYLEEPTLF; the protein is encoded by the coding sequence ATGACGACCTCCGGCTGCACGGTGTTCGAGACCGCGCTCGGCCACTGCGCGATCGCCTGGGCGGAGGACCGTGTGCTCGGCGCCCAGCTACCGGAGGGCGACGAGCAACGGGCGCGGGCCCGCATGCGTGGCCGGTTCCCGCAGGCTCGGGAAGCGGACCCGCCGCCCGCCGCGCGGCAGGCGATCGACGGTGTGCGGGCGTTGCTCCGCGGTGAACCGAGCGATCTCACCGCGGTGCCGCTGGACATGACCGAGGTGCCGGATTTCCACCGGAAGGTCTACGAACTCGCCAGGGAGATCCCGCCCGGCCGGACCCGCACCTACGGGGAGATCGCGCAGAGTCTCGGCGTCCCGGGATCGGCACGCGCCGTCGGGCAGGCCCTCGGCAGCAACCCGTTCGCACCGATCGTGCCGTGCCACCGGGTGCTCGCCGCGGGCGGCAAGGTCGGCGGCTTCTCCGCGCGCGGCGGAACCGACACCAAACGGCGCCTGCTCGAGATCGAGGGCGTCTACCTCGAGGAGCCGACGCTGTTCTAG
- a CDS encoding RNB domain-containing ribonuclease has translation MIRTTGADGDFAALRAEFELPEGFLAEVLAEAEAVAGDPAEFAGGRVDATDLPFVTIDPAGSKDLDQATLIERTRSGGFRVHYAIADLVAFVPAGGAIDRESRRRGQTLYLPDGTIPLHPPELSEGAASLLPGEVRPAVWWTIDTDAWGEPERVRVRRALIRSSAQLDYESVQAAFDAGTPPGPVAALAEFGRLRRELAVRRGAVEPQLPEQEIHGGEADGWTLGLRPRNEVEAWNAELSLLTGMSAASIMLEAGIGVLRTLPAPDEATLDWLRRSAAAFGIEWPSGTSVSELLSTMDAARPESLAFYACTTRVLRGAGYTSFHSGPPELAVHAGIGGPYAHVTAPIRRLVDRFGTEVCLAVTAGRPVPDWVRAALVDMPEVMSASDLLAAKVERACLDQVESWILAEHVGGRFSAVVLRADATRAEVLIEDPPVLGKCAGAGLPEGERIMVRLTDVDVARRKVRFERLPADE, from the coding sequence GTGATCCGCACGACCGGCGCGGACGGCGACTTCGCCGCGTTACGCGCCGAGTTCGAGCTGCCGGAGGGCTTTCTGGCCGAGGTGCTGGCCGAGGCGGAGGCGGTGGCAGGCGATCCCGCGGAGTTCGCGGGCGGCCGGGTGGACGCCACCGACCTTCCGTTCGTGACCATCGACCCGGCGGGATCCAAGGACCTCGACCAGGCCACGCTGATCGAGCGCACCCGCTCCGGCGGGTTCCGGGTGCATTACGCCATCGCCGACCTGGTCGCCTTCGTGCCGGCGGGCGGCGCGATCGATCGGGAGTCCCGGCGGCGCGGGCAGACGCTGTACCTCCCGGACGGGACCATCCCGTTGCACCCGCCGGAACTGTCCGAGGGTGCGGCCAGCCTGCTGCCCGGCGAGGTACGGCCGGCGGTGTGGTGGACCATCGACACCGACGCCTGGGGCGAGCCGGAGCGGGTCCGGGTACGGCGGGCGCTGATTCGCTCGAGTGCGCAGCTCGACTACGAGTCGGTGCAGGCCGCGTTCGACGCGGGCACGCCACCGGGGCCGGTGGCCGCGCTGGCGGAGTTCGGCAGGTTGCGGCGGGAGCTGGCGGTCCGGCGCGGCGCGGTCGAGCCGCAGCTGCCCGAGCAGGAGATCCACGGCGGTGAGGCGGACGGCTGGACCCTCGGTCTGCGGCCGCGCAACGAGGTCGAGGCGTGGAACGCCGAGCTGTCCCTGCTCACCGGCATGTCCGCGGCCTCGATCATGCTGGAGGCCGGAATCGGGGTGCTGCGCACGCTCCCGGCCCCGGATGAGGCCACGCTGGACTGGTTGCGCCGTTCCGCGGCCGCGTTCGGGATCGAATGGCCTTCCGGTACCAGCGTCTCCGAGCTGCTCAGCACCATGGACGCCGCCCGCCCGGAATCGTTGGCGTTCTACGCCTGCACCACCCGCGTGCTGCGCGGGGCGGGATACACCAGCTTCCACTCCGGACCGCCGGAACTGGCCGTACATGCCGGGATCGGTGGCCCGTACGCGCATGTCACCGCGCCGATCCGGCGGCTGGTCGACCGGTTCGGCACCGAGGTCTGCCTCGCCGTCACCGCGGGACGGCCGGTGCCGGACTGGGTGCGCGCGGCGCTGGTCGACATGCCCGAGGTGATGAGCGCATCGGACCTGCTGGCGGCCAAAGTGGAGCGAGCCTGCCTCGACCAGGTCGAGTCCTGGATCCTCGCCGAGCACGTCGGTGGCCGGTTCAGCGCCGTGGTGCTGCGCGCCGACGCCACCCGGGCGGAGGTGCTGATCGAGGACCCGCCTGTGCTCGGCAAGTGTGCCGGCGCGGGACTCCCTGAAGGGGAACGGATCATGGTACGGCTGACCGACGTCGACGTGGCGCGGCGCAAGGTCCGGTTCGAGCGGCTGCCCGCCGATGAGTGA
- a CDS encoding NAD+ synthase, which yields MPQLRIALGQINPTVGDLHGNAELIVEWTRQAAHEGAHVMVFSEMSLVGYPVEDLALRASFARASRAKADELAGLLAQAGCGEVLTYVGYLDRDEVGPRNAVVGLFRGEVVLRQFKHHLPNYGVFDERRNFEPGDSLDVVRLHGLDIGLVICEDMWQEGGPVTALGEAGVDLVVAPNASPYERSKDDIRLPLAARRAAEAGAPLVYTNQVGGQDDLVFDGDSIVVGTDGELLARAPQFVEHLLVTDLDMVAGGHTAEGELAGLRVRRRLLGDDLRDPLPPYPPLAGPVISEPLSEEAEVWAALVVGLRDYVHKNGFRSVIFGFSGGIDSSVAAALAVDALGPDAVHGVAMPSKYSSEHSRSDAAELARRLGCHFRAEPIENMVASYVDQLGLAGTGLAEENVQSRVRGVLLMALSNLEGHLVLAPGNKTELAVGYSTIYGDAVGAFAPIKDVFKTHVWRLARWRNADAEKRGETPPIPESSITKPPSAELRPDQLDTDSLPDYPLLDDILDDYVEGDRGLDDLLAAGFDAELIDRVVRMVDKAEYKRRQYPPGTKITFKAFGRDRRLPMTNAWRESH from the coding sequence ATGCCGCAACTGCGCATCGCGTTGGGTCAGATCAATCCTACGGTGGGTGACCTGCATGGCAACGCCGAGCTGATCGTCGAGTGGACTCGCCAGGCCGCGCACGAAGGCGCGCACGTCATGGTGTTCTCCGAGATGTCCCTGGTCGGCTACCCGGTGGAGGACCTGGCGTTGCGCGCGTCGTTCGCCAGGGCGTCGCGGGCCAAGGCGGACGAGCTGGCCGGGCTGCTGGCGCAGGCGGGTTGCGGGGAGGTGCTCACCTATGTCGGCTACCTGGACCGGGACGAGGTGGGTCCGCGCAATGCCGTCGTCGGGCTGTTCCGCGGCGAGGTGGTCCTCCGGCAGTTCAAGCACCACCTGCCGAACTACGGGGTGTTCGACGAGCGCCGCAACTTCGAGCCGGGTGACTCGCTGGACGTGGTGCGCCTGCACGGCCTCGACATCGGCCTGGTGATCTGCGAGGACATGTGGCAGGAGGGCGGTCCGGTCACCGCACTCGGCGAGGCCGGGGTGGACCTGGTCGTGGCGCCGAACGCCTCGCCGTACGAACGTTCCAAGGACGACATCCGGTTGCCGCTCGCGGCCAGGCGCGCCGCCGAGGCCGGAGCGCCGCTGGTGTACACCAACCAGGTCGGCGGCCAGGATGACCTGGTCTTCGACGGGGACTCCATTGTGGTCGGCACGGATGGCGAGTTGCTTGCCCGCGCACCGCAGTTCGTCGAGCATCTGCTGGTGACCGACCTGGACATGGTCGCGGGTGGACATACCGCCGAGGGTGAGCTGGCCGGCCTGCGGGTCCGGCGCCGCCTGCTCGGCGACGATCTCCGGGACCCGCTGCCGCCGTACCCACCGCTGGCCGGACCGGTGATCAGCGAGCCGCTCTCCGAGGAGGCGGAGGTCTGGGCGGCACTGGTCGTGGGGCTGCGCGACTATGTGCACAAGAACGGTTTCCGGTCGGTGATCTTCGGTTTCTCCGGTGGGATCGATTCCTCGGTGGCCGCGGCGCTGGCGGTGGACGCGCTCGGGCCGGACGCGGTGCACGGCGTGGCCATGCCGTCGAAGTACTCCTCCGAACACTCGCGTTCGGACGCGGCCGAGCTGGCCCGCAGGCTGGGCTGCCACTTCCGGGCCGAGCCGATCGAGAACATGGTCGCGTCCTATGTCGACCAACTCGGGCTGGCCGGCACCGGCCTGGCCGAGGAGAACGTCCAGTCCCGGGTGCGCGGGGTGCTGCTGATGGCGCTGTCCAACCTGGAAGGGCATCTGGTGCTGGCCCCCGGCAACAAGACCGAGCTGGCCGTGGGGTACTCGACCATCTACGGCGACGCGGTCGGCGCGTTCGCACCGATCAAGGACGTGTTCAAGACGCACGTCTGGCGGCTGGCCCGCTGGCGCAACGCGGACGCGGAGAAGCGTGGCGAGACTCCGCCCATCCCGGAGAGCTCGATCACCAAACCGCCCTCGGCGGAACTCCGGCCGGACCAGCTCGACACCGACTCGCTGCCGGACTACCCCCTGCTGGATGACATTCTGGACGACTACGTCGAGGGTGACCGTGGGCTGGATGACCTGCTCGCGGCGGGCTTCGACGCCGAGCTGATCGACCGGGTGGTGCGCATGGTGGACAAGGCGGAGTACAAGCGCCGCCAGTACCCGCCCGGCACGAAGATCACGTTCAAGGCGTTCGGCAGGGACCGCAGGTTGCCGATGACCAACGCCTGGCGCGAGTCCCACTAG
- the panB gene encoding 3-methyl-2-oxobutanoate hydroxymethyltransferase: MSTPESNRASAGEQPAPYGSGSATRAGRPGRQVRVHHLRELKERGEPWPMLTAYDMYTAELFDEAGIPVLLVGDSAANNVFGYDTSLPVTVDELLPLVRGVTRSVKHALVVADLPFGSYQLSTEQALATSVRFMKEGRAHAVKLEGGRAFTPHVQALTAAGVPVMGHIGFTPQSEHNLGGYRVQGRGAAAEELLADAVALQEAGAFAVVMEMVPAEAAKRITHELHIPTIGIGAGPDCDAQVLVWQDMAGLRRGKAPRFVKRYADLAGVLSGAATAFAEEVRRGEFPAPEHSFH; the protein is encoded by the coding sequence ATGTCCACCCCCGAATCGAACCGTGCCAGCGCGGGCGAGCAGCCCGCCCCGTACGGCTCCGGCTCCGCAACCAGGGCCGGCCGGCCCGGCCGCCAGGTCCGCGTCCATCACCTGCGGGAGCTCAAGGAACGCGGCGAGCCCTGGCCGATGCTCACCGCCTACGACATGTACACCGCCGAACTGTTCGACGAGGCCGGCATCCCGGTGCTGCTGGTCGGCGACTCGGCCGCGAACAACGTGTTCGGCTACGACACCTCGCTGCCGGTCACCGTGGACGAACTGCTCCCACTGGTTCGCGGCGTCACTCGATCGGTGAAACACGCGCTGGTGGTGGCCGATCTGCCCTTCGGCTCCTACCAGCTTTCCACGGAACAGGCGCTCGCCACCTCGGTGCGGTTCATGAAGGAGGGCCGCGCGCACGCGGTGAAGCTGGAAGGCGGCAGGGCGTTCACGCCGCACGTCCAGGCGTTGACCGCCGCGGGGGTGCCGGTGATGGGGCATATCGGCTTCACCCCGCAGAGCGAGCACAACCTGGGCGGCTACCGGGTACAGGGGCGCGGAGCCGCGGCCGAGGAACTGCTGGCCGACGCGGTGGCCCTGCAGGAGGCGGGGGCGTTCGCGGTGGTCATGGAGATGGTCCCCGCCGAGGCCGCCAAGCGGATCACCCACGAGCTGCACATCCCGACCATCGGGATCGGCGCGGGCCCGGACTGCGACGCGCAGGTGCTGGTCTGGCAGGACATGGCGGGACTGCGCCGGGGCAAGGCACCCCGGTTCGTCAAGCGCTACGCCGACCTCGCCGGGGTGCTCTCCGGTGCCGCCACCGCCTTCGCCGAGGAGGTCCGCCGGGGCGAGTTCCCGGCACCGGAGCACTCGTTCCACTGA
- a CDS encoding DinB family protein, which translates to MPGNVRPVADERDGLLAFLEQQRYVLRTAAYGLTDEQARATPTTSSLSVGGLVKHVTATERGWMDTVLQRAAPMSPELMEKYGNDFRLDEQETLEEILADSRRAAAETEEVIRGIPDLGLPVPVPDAPWNPKDIEAWSVRWVLLHLIEEIARHAGHADIIRESVDGATAFELMAGAEGWPETPWIKPWKPAAAKTS; encoded by the coding sequence ATGCCTGGCAACGTCCGCCCCGTCGCCGATGAGCGCGATGGCCTGCTCGCCTTTCTCGAACAGCAGCGATACGTGTTGCGTACCGCGGCGTACGGCCTGACCGACGAGCAGGCGAGGGCCACCCCCACCACGAGCTCGCTGAGCGTCGGCGGCCTGGTCAAGCACGTCACCGCCACCGAGCGTGGCTGGATGGACACCGTGCTCCAGCGCGCCGCGCCGATGAGCCCGGAACTGATGGAAAAGTACGGCAACGACTTCCGGCTCGACGAGCAGGAGACCCTCGAGGAGATCCTCGCCGACTCCCGGCGCGCGGCGGCGGAAACCGAGGAGGTCATCCGCGGCATCCCCGACCTCGGCCTGCCGGTCCCGGTGCCGGACGCGCCGTGGAACCCGAAGGACATCGAGGCCTGGTCGGTGCGCTGGGTCCTGCTGCACCTGATCGAGGAGATCGCCCGGCACGCCGGGCACGCCGACATCATCCGCGAGTCCGTGGACGGTGCCACCGCGTTCGAGTTGATGGCCGGGGCGGAGGGCTGGCCGGAAACGCCGTGGATCAAGCCGTGGAAGCCCGCCGCGGCCAAGACCTCCTAG
- a CDS encoding DUF998 domain-containing protein — protein MRTALYVAVALMVVGGVAYWSWLLEFFLPTGLSPIDARIGEATADGEPYRGLFRTAYIVSGIAFMLMVPPLLRLVPAQTWPRVVVLLLGIFGLNVLLSALFTLDCAPSAGERCRDMIAEGRVSVAHQIHFATAWVTTAIQLAAAACLERWWLGGWRTAARVAFVIVLAAAIVVAALETFGDGQFVGLLVRLQLVTMVGLLFVGAAYLLNASRIRPQ, from the coding sequence GTGCGAACGGCCCTGTACGTGGCCGTGGCGCTGATGGTGGTCGGCGGGGTCGCCTACTGGTCGTGGTTGCTGGAGTTCTTCCTGCCCACCGGGCTTTCCCCGATCGACGCCCGGATCGGCGAGGCCACCGCCGATGGTGAGCCGTACCGGGGTCTGTTCCGGACCGCCTACATCGTCTCCGGTATCGCCTTCATGCTCATGGTCCCACCGTTGCTGCGGCTGGTTCCCGCGCAGACCTGGCCGCGGGTGGTCGTGCTACTGCTCGGGATCTTCGGGTTGAACGTGCTGCTCAGCGCGCTGTTCACGTTGGACTGTGCGCCCTCCGCAGGCGAGCGGTGCCGGGACATGATCGCCGAGGGCAGGGTTTCGGTCGCCCACCAGATCCATTTCGCCACCGCCTGGGTCACCACGGCGATCCAGCTGGCCGCGGCGGCGTGCCTGGAACGATGGTGGCTCGGCGGGTGGCGTACCGCGGCCAGGGTGGCCTTCGTGATCGTGCTGGCCGCGGCGATCGTGGTGGCGGCGCTGGAAACGTTCGGCGATGGGCAGTTCGTCGGCCTGCTCGTCCGGTTGCAGTTGGTCACCATGGTCGGGTTGCTGTTCGTCGGCGCCGCCTACCTGCTGAACGCGTCCCGGATACGCCCACAGTGA
- a CDS encoding YqeB family protein, with amino-acid sequence MNTEEPRAQTPTVLAEPPWLQAVYLLGFPALGAGAGWLLRRLADWALGLAWIPFQGPLELIDSVPEPHLTIGVIVVGALAGLVLGFVAQHESLTVTVTPDRVVLDREDTEREFDRAQISAVFREGDRLVLLGRRGEELANHPSELSTAHYAAAFREHGYPWAEGDPHAEEFRRWVPDQPELPTGANALFTARDKALGGNKSDDAKELRAELAKLGVVVKDGKGKRQYWRLTGQDSAS; translated from the coding sequence ATGAACACCGAAGAACCGCGGGCGCAGACGCCGACGGTGCTGGCCGAACCGCCATGGTTGCAGGCGGTCTATCTCCTTGGGTTCCCCGCACTCGGTGCCGGGGCAGGCTGGTTGCTCCGGCGCCTCGCCGACTGGGCGCTCGGGTTGGCCTGGATCCCGTTCCAGGGGCCGCTGGAACTCATCGACTCGGTTCCCGAACCGCACCTGACCATCGGGGTGATCGTGGTCGGCGCACTGGCCGGGTTGGTGCTCGGTTTCGTCGCGCAGCACGAGAGCCTCACCGTCACCGTCACCCCCGACCGCGTGGTGCTGGATCGGGAGGACACCGAGCGGGAGTTCGACCGGGCACAGATCAGCGCGGTCTTCCGCGAGGGCGACCGGCTGGTGCTGCTCGGCAGGCGGGGTGAGGAACTGGCCAACCATCCCTCCGAGCTGAGCACGGCCCACTACGCGGCGGCCTTCCGCGAGCACGGCTACCCGTGGGCCGAAGGCGATCCCCATGCCGAGGAGTTCCGGCGCTGGGTTCCGGACCAGCCCGAACTCCCCACCGGGGCGAACGCCCTGTTCACCGCGCGGGACAAGGCGTTGGGCGGGAACAAGTCGGACGACGCGAAGGAACTGCGGGCTGAGCTCGCCAAGCTCGGCGTGGTCGTCAAGGACGGCAAGGGCAAGCGCCAGTACTGGCGGCTCACCGGCCAGGACTCGGCATCATGA